A genome region from Hymenobacter tibetensis includes the following:
- a CDS encoding Ldh family oxidoreductase, producing MTFSYNQLFSFTEAVFKSIGCPDADAILATETLLSADLRGVDSHGVARLVGYVRLWEAGRINPAPRVGVTYETPSTAVVDGDGGLGLVVGPKAMQVAIEKARQVGTGWVSVRNSNHFGIAGYHAMKALAHDMIGMAMTNASPLVAPTYSLDRLLGTNPIAVAVPAGEQPDFVLDMATTTAANGKLEIAQRKNIPIPEGWAQDAAGIGSTDPNAVKNGGALLPLGGATGSHKGYGLGAVVDIFSAVLSGANYGPWVPPFVAFLQPPADPVGQGIGHFFGAMRVDAFRPADEFKAHMDNWITTFRNARATEGQHVLIPGDPERETASRRLLDGIDLLDPVVRDLEALGAKFGVKL from the coding sequence ATGACGTTCTCGTATAACCAGCTTTTCTCCTTCACTGAAGCCGTTTTCAAGAGCATCGGCTGCCCCGATGCCGATGCTATACTTGCCACCGAAACGTTGCTTTCCGCCGATTTGCGCGGCGTTGATTCGCATGGCGTAGCCCGGCTGGTGGGCTATGTACGGCTGTGGGAAGCAGGCCGCATCAATCCGGCTCCACGCGTGGGCGTCACCTACGAAACGCCCAGCACGGCCGTAGTGGACGGCGACGGCGGCTTGGGCTTGGTAGTGGGGCCTAAGGCTATGCAGGTGGCCATTGAGAAGGCGCGGCAGGTAGGTACTGGCTGGGTATCGGTGCGCAACTCCAACCACTTCGGCATCGCGGGCTACCACGCCATGAAAGCCCTAGCCCACGACATGATAGGCATGGCCATGACCAATGCTTCGCCGCTCGTGGCTCCCACCTATTCCCTGGACCGGCTGTTGGGCACCAACCCGATTGCTGTGGCCGTGCCAGCCGGTGAACAACCCGATTTTGTGCTGGACATGGCGACCACCACCGCCGCCAACGGCAAGTTGGAAATTGCTCAGCGCAAGAACATTCCTATTCCCGAAGGCTGGGCACAAGATGCTGCGGGCATCGGCTCCACCGACCCCAACGCCGTGAAGAATGGCGGCGCGCTACTACCCCTGGGCGGGGCTACCGGTTCGCATAAAGGCTACGGGCTAGGCGCTGTAGTAGACATTTTCTCGGCAGTGCTATCTGGCGCCAACTACGGCCCCTGGGTGCCGCCCTTTGTGGCATTCTTACAACCACCCGCCGACCCGGTGGGCCAGGGTATCGGCCACTTCTTCGGGGCCATGCGCGTAGATGCCTTCCGTCCCGCCGACGAGTTCAAGGCCCACATGGACAACTGGATTACCACCTTTCGCAACGCCCGCGCCACAGAAGGCCAGCACGTGCTCATCCCCGGCGACCCGGAGCGCGAAACCGCTTCCCGCCGCTTGCTCGATGGCATCGACCTCCTTGACCCCGTAGTGCGTGACCTGGAAGCATTAGGCGCTAAGTTTGGGGTGAAGCTGTAA
- a CDS encoding tetratricopeptide repeat protein, whose amino-acid sequence MRNYFYPILLASFAAAVAALFLFRKPERIPQLKERHGDLAMGGEWVNTQSAVAGLLAKLRTNPEDAKAQLLLAQAYMQEARVTGDHAYYDMAAMELLNSVLRKEPENFEALCCKASLSLTQHHFSEGLALAEEAVKLNPSNAFVYGLLCDANVELGLYPEAVRMADKMNTLRPDLRAYARVSYLREIYGDLPGAIEAMNMAAKAGFPGLEQTEWARIQLGHLYENTGDLQQAEQQYKQSLVERPGYSYALAGLGRVEKARRNYSAAITYFQKARATVKDYAFADELTDLYRLNNEPDKAQEMAREAIAMLADDAKEADDNELMGHYADRELAYAYLKTKELDKALEHAKIEYERRPDNIDVEETLAWVHYKRGEYAEAAKQMQRARRMKTKTPTLLCRAGLIATKTGRVAEGQALIREALALNPYLSLDLADEGKKLLAAR is encoded by the coding sequence GTGCGTAACTACTTCTACCCTATTCTGCTGGCAAGTTTTGCGGCGGCAGTGGCTGCCTTGTTTCTCTTCCGCAAGCCCGAACGAATTCCGCAGCTCAAGGAGCGCCACGGCGACCTGGCTATGGGCGGTGAGTGGGTGAACACCCAGAGTGCCGTAGCCGGCTTGTTGGCCAAGCTGCGCACCAACCCCGAAGATGCCAAAGCACAATTGCTGTTGGCCCAAGCCTACATGCAGGAGGCCCGCGTCACCGGCGACCACGCCTACTACGACATGGCCGCTATGGAACTACTCAACAGCGTACTGCGAAAAGAGCCTGAAAACTTTGAAGCCCTGTGCTGCAAAGCCTCGCTCAGCCTCACCCAACACCATTTTTCAGAAGGCTTGGCCTTGGCCGAGGAAGCGGTGAAGCTCAACCCAAGCAATGCCTTCGTGTATGGCTTGCTCTGCGACGCCAACGTGGAACTCGGCCTCTACCCCGAGGCCGTACGCATGGCCGATAAGATGAACACCCTGCGCCCCGACTTGCGCGCCTACGCTCGGGTGTCGTATCTGCGCGAAATCTACGGCGACTTGCCTGGCGCTATTGAAGCCATGAACATGGCGGCCAAAGCAGGCTTTCCCGGCCTCGAACAAACGGAGTGGGCCCGTATCCAGCTGGGGCATCTGTACGAAAACACCGGCGACCTGCAACAAGCCGAACAGCAGTACAAACAATCATTGGTGGAGCGCCCTGGCTATTCCTACGCGTTGGCTGGTTTGGGAAGGGTAGAAAAAGCCCGCCGCAACTATAGCGCGGCCATCACCTACTTCCAGAAAGCCCGGGCCACCGTGAAGGACTATGCGTTTGCCGACGAGCTAACGGACTTATACCGCCTCAATAACGAGCCAGACAAAGCCCAAGAAATGGCTCGTGAAGCCATTGCTATGCTGGCCGATGATGCCAAGGAAGCCGACGACAACGAACTGATGGGCCACTACGCCGACCGGGAGTTGGCGTATGCGTACCTCAAAACCAAAGAACTAGACAAAGCTCTTGAACACGCCAAAATCGAGTACGAGCGGCGTCCCGACAACATTGACGTAGAGGAAACGCTGGCTTGGGTGCACTACAAGCGCGGTGAATACGCCGAGGCAGCAAAGCAGATGCAGCGGGCCCGCCGCATGAAAACCAAGACGCCCACGCTTCTCTGCCGTGCCGGCCTGATTGCCACTAAAACCGGCCGCGTTGCCGAAGGCCAGGCCCTTATCCGGGAGGCACTTGCGCTTAATCCCTACCTCAGCCTTGATCTGGCCGACGAGGGTAAAAAGCTGCTGGCTGCTCGCTAA
- a CDS encoding alpha-E domain-containing protein, giving the protein MLSRVADTIYWLARYMERTQSMLQVIRISYITSQDEHRYSGWKSLLDNYGDLTTEEIQDTVRDTAQIIGHLVFERSNAVSAYNNVVRGRENARAVQDHITKEVWQSLNEYYHTIRQEDMARQTTIEDPVSGLDMLLRQGLLFAGTVQYTMPRDEGYAFLNLGKFLERALQTVDILRLNKLAFSPERQHPMGAPELRYVLYSLYGHELYSKTHRGILDAQTVLNMVVHDTDFPHSLSYSLRQLMRHCERLKDKSLPANYEQVRFLIGKAKNSVTYSSLSVSDAAMLDQFLLQIRNELLEIATALNKYYFGNS; this is encoded by the coding sequence ATGCTAAGTCGCGTTGCTGACACAATTTACTGGCTGGCCCGCTACATGGAACGCACTCAATCCATGCTGCAGGTGATTCGAATCAGCTACATCACCTCGCAGGATGAACACCGCTACTCGGGGTGGAAGTCCCTGCTCGACAACTACGGCGACCTAACCACCGAGGAAATCCAGGACACCGTGCGCGACACGGCGCAAATCATCGGGCACTTGGTGTTCGAACGGTCGAATGCGGTGTCGGCGTACAACAACGTGGTGCGAGGCCGCGAAAACGCCCGCGCCGTGCAAGACCATATCACCAAAGAGGTGTGGCAGAGCCTAAACGAGTACTACCACACCATTCGGCAGGAGGACATGGCCCGCCAAACCACCATTGAAGACCCCGTATCGGGCCTAGATATGCTGCTGCGGCAAGGCTTGCTGTTTGCTGGCACGGTACAGTACACCATGCCCCGCGACGAGGGATACGCCTTCCTGAACTTAGGCAAGTTTCTGGAGCGCGCCCTCCAAACGGTGGATATTCTGCGCCTCAACAAGCTGGCCTTTTCGCCGGAGCGGCAGCATCCGATGGGCGCCCCGGAGCTGCGCTACGTGCTGTACTCGCTCTACGGCCACGAGTTGTATTCGAAAACGCACCGGGGAATCCTGGATGCGCAAACTGTACTCAACATGGTGGTCCACGACACGGACTTTCCCCATTCGCTGTCGTATAGCCTTCGGCAGTTGATGCGCCACTGTGAGCGGCTTAAAGACAAAAGCTTGCCAGCCAACTACGAGCAAGTGCGCTTTCTGATTGGCAAGGCCAAGAACAGCGTAACCTACAGCAGTTTGTCGGTGAGTGATGCCGCCATGCTCGACCAGTTTCTGCTGCAAATCCGGAACGAACTGCTGGAAATTGCCACTGCGCTCAACAAATATTATTTCGGCAACAGCTGA
- a CDS encoding transglutaminase family protein produces the protein MPSYKIKHLTRYAYAAPVIDCANQLMIYPLEDERLTVKNHEVSVSYNPETAFFTDYFGNQVGVFTLIKPHTELLIESNLDVVTHPIQFPMDEASAETQWQNLVSLRHDVGYIDFLTPEASALQQEIWRALSEIVNGADKPLKNALVLSEYVYDHFEYRKGVTNVETPTDEIWRLRAGVCQDFAHMLLFMLRLIGIPARYVSGYVCPKEEGVRGTGATHAWVEAYIPFYGWLGLDPTNNCIVNDGHVRIAIGRNFTDCTPIKGTYKGTGAHTLTVSVHIDNGEPIQPVALPEEPVYVREVEQPIVPINSYRKYVNWEQQQQQQQQ, from the coding sequence ATGCCTTCCTATAAAATCAAGCACCTTACCCGCTACGCCTACGCGGCGCCGGTCATTGACTGCGCCAATCAGCTGATGATTTATCCGCTGGAAGACGAGCGGCTAACCGTGAAGAACCACGAAGTAAGTGTTTCCTACAACCCGGAAACGGCTTTCTTCACCGACTACTTCGGCAATCAGGTGGGGGTTTTTACCTTGATAAAGCCCCACACGGAGCTACTGATTGAGTCCAATCTGGATGTGGTGACGCACCCCATTCAGTTTCCAATGGATGAGGCGTCGGCCGAAACGCAATGGCAGAACCTAGTTAGCTTGCGCCACGATGTAGGCTATATCGACTTCCTGACCCCGGAGGCATCGGCGCTGCAGCAGGAAATATGGCGCGCGCTGAGTGAGATAGTGAACGGTGCCGATAAACCGCTGAAGAATGCGCTAGTGCTGTCGGAATACGTGTACGACCATTTCGAGTACAGGAAAGGCGTCACCAACGTGGAAACTCCAACCGATGAAATCTGGCGGCTGCGGGCGGGTGTCTGCCAGGATTTTGCGCATATGCTGCTGTTCATGCTTCGGTTGATTGGCATTCCGGCGCGCTACGTGAGCGGCTATGTGTGTCCCAAAGAAGAAGGTGTCCGGGGTACGGGTGCTACGCATGCTTGGGTGGAAGCCTACATTCCGTTCTACGGCTGGCTGGGCCTCGACCCAACCAACAACTGCATCGTGAATGATGGGCACGTGCGCATTGCCATTGGCCGCAATTTCACGGACTGCACCCCCATCAAAGGCACCTACAAAGGCACCGGCGCGCACACCCTTACCGTGTCGGTGCACATCGACAACGGTGAGCCAATCCAACCAGTGGCCCTACCGGAAGAACCGGTGTATGTGCGGGAAGTGGAGCAGCCTATTGTGCCCATCAACTCCTACCGCAAGTACGTGAACTGGGAACAGCAGCAGCAGCAGCAACAGCAGTAA
- a CDS encoding TonB-dependent receptor, which translates to MTLNFLRILLFVLALCGPVGVAPLCAQTTTAASLRGTITDSTSGQRLLGVGLRLEGAGGSNSAVTATDELGSFRFSNLAPGVYTLRAAGLGYGARTQTLTLRAGENKALTWHLPMVALSLREVTVAQPRDPNQTLAAITHIDQVLRPVNSAQDLLPLVPGLFIAQHAGGGKAEQIFIRGFDVDHGTDFNVSIDGLPVNMVSHAHGQGYADFHFVIPETVDALRVYKGPYTARFGDFATAGAGEFTTKTSVTNSLAKLEIGRFDTRRAVVLLDVLPDGKHLFSKQAESAYLATEYTFTNSYFQSKQHFKRFNGMGKYTGLLSERTSLMLLGSHFTSTWDASGQVPERAVRAGLISRFGAIDNTEGGSTDRTNATAVLTTTLPGDAVVRQQAYYSRYNFNLFSNFTFFLENEDQGDQIRQTESRNIYGYTGTYERNGQLGNRALRTTVGVGTRIDDINVALRNAVKRQVTGTIVSGPVYEQNLNAYLEETLSLTDKLTVNAAFRADYFVFKFQDAAADSASGRATKGRVSPKLNFYYDLNPQVQLFARSGFGFHSNDARAVVVNRGDSLQALPRAIGYEVGSTFKPVPALVVNAALWALHLQDELVYVGDGGFVESSGRTRRFGVDLAMRYQLSRILFADLDLNYNHGRAVGELQGENYIPLAPSFTSIGGVTLKQPTGLSASLRYRHLNDRPANEFNTVRARGYFLLDAVVSYTKGRFQVGATAENLLNVEWNQAQFDTQSRLPGEPAEGVSELHYTPGTPFFIKGNVSVSF; encoded by the coding sequence ATGACCCTCAATTTTTTACGAATACTATTGTTCGTGCTGGCACTGTGTGGGCCGGTAGGAGTAGCCCCTTTGTGCGCACAAACCACCACAGCCGCCAGCTTGCGCGGCACCATCACCGATTCCACGTCGGGCCAGCGGCTACTTGGCGTCGGCCTCCGGCTGGAAGGTGCCGGTGGCTCCAACAGTGCCGTTACTGCTACCGATGAGTTAGGCAGCTTTCGCTTTAGCAACCTTGCTCCGGGCGTGTACACGCTTCGAGCCGCGGGTCTAGGCTACGGCGCCCGCACCCAAACCCTAACGCTGCGTGCCGGCGAAAACAAGGCGCTGACGTGGCACTTGCCAATGGTTGCGCTGAGCTTGCGCGAAGTGACCGTAGCGCAGCCCCGTGACCCCAACCAGACACTGGCCGCCATCACCCACATCGACCAGGTGCTACGGCCCGTCAATTCGGCGCAGGATTTACTGCCCCTGGTGCCGGGCCTGTTTATTGCGCAGCATGCGGGGGGCGGCAAGGCCGAACAAATTTTTATCCGCGGCTTTGATGTCGACCACGGCACCGATTTCAACGTCAGCATCGACGGGCTGCCCGTGAACATGGTGTCGCATGCACACGGGCAGGGCTACGCCGATTTTCATTTTGTGATACCCGAAACGGTGGATGCGTTGCGGGTGTACAAGGGCCCCTACACGGCGCGGTTTGGAGATTTTGCCACGGCTGGCGCCGGGGAGTTTACCACCAAAACCAGCGTAACCAACAGCCTGGCAAAGCTGGAGATAGGGCGCTTTGATACGCGCCGGGCGGTGGTGCTGCTCGATGTACTGCCAGACGGCAAGCACTTGTTTTCCAAGCAGGCGGAAAGTGCCTACCTCGCCACGGAGTACACGTTCACCAATTCCTATTTCCAAAGCAAGCAGCACTTCAAGCGCTTCAATGGCATGGGCAAGTACACCGGCTTGCTGTCGGAGCGCACTTCGCTGATGCTGCTCGGCTCGCACTTCACTTCCACGTGGGATGCCTCCGGCCAGGTGCCGGAGCGGGCCGTGCGCGCCGGTCTTATTTCCCGTTTCGGGGCCATTGATAACACGGAGGGCGGCAGCACCGACCGCACCAACGCCACGGCCGTTCTGACCACCACCTTGCCCGGCGACGCGGTGGTGCGCCAGCAAGCCTACTACAGCCGGTACAACTTCAATCTGTTTTCCAACTTCACTTTCTTCCTCGAAAACGAAGACCAAGGCGACCAAATTCGGCAAACCGAGAGCCGCAATATCTACGGCTACACGGGCACCTATGAGCGCAACGGCCAACTCGGCAACCGGGCCCTGCGCACCACCGTCGGGGTTGGTACGCGCATCGACGATATCAACGTGGCCCTGCGCAACGCGGTGAAACGCCAGGTAACGGGCACTATAGTGAGTGGGCCGGTGTACGAGCAAAACCTGAATGCCTACCTCGAAGAAACGTTGTCGCTGACCGATAAACTCACGGTGAATGCCGCGTTTCGTGCCGACTACTTCGTGTTCAAGTTTCAGGACGCCGCGGCTGACTCTGCTTCGGGGCGCGCTACCAAAGGCCGGGTGAGCCCGAAGTTGAATTTCTACTACGACCTCAACCCGCAGGTGCAGCTGTTTGCGCGGTCAGGCTTCGGCTTTCACTCTAATGATGCCCGCGCAGTGGTGGTGAACCGCGGCGACTCGCTGCAGGCCTTGCCGCGGGCCATTGGCTACGAGGTGGGCAGTACGTTCAAGCCCGTACCGGCTTTAGTAGTGAATGCTGCGTTGTGGGCCTTGCATCTGCAAGACGAACTGGTGTACGTCGGGGATGGGGGCTTTGTGGAGAGTTCGGGCCGGACCCGCCGCTTCGGCGTCGACCTAGCCATGCGCTATCAACTGTCGCGCATTCTTTTTGCCGACTTAGACCTAAACTACAACCACGGCCGCGCCGTGGGCGAACTGCAAGGTGAAAACTACATTCCGCTAGCGCCCAGCTTCACCAGCATTGGGGGCGTCACGCTCAAGCAGCCAACCGGCCTCAGTGCCAGCCTACGCTACCGCCACCTCAACGACCGGCCCGCCAACGAATTCAACACGGTACGGGCTCGGGGCTACTTTCTACTCGATGCCGTAGTGAGCTACACCAAAGGCCGGTTTCAGGTAGGCGCCACCGCCGAGAATCTGTTGAATGTGGAATGGAACCAAGCTCAGTTTGATACCCAGAGCCGCTTACCAGGCGAGCCAGCCGAAGGCGTCTCAGAACTGCACTACACGCCGGGGACACCGTTTTTCATTAAAGGCAACGTGAGCGTTTCTTTTTAG
- a CDS encoding HupE/UreJ family protein encodes MAHLFSCSRVRCLLPLLLLLPALANAHVLDVDLSKLSRTDILWTYLQLGFKHILPLGLDHILFVLSIFFLEPRLKPVLWQATAFTVAHSITLGLAMYGILAPPVAVVEPIIALSILFVAIENIVADRLNPWRVAIVFGFGLIHGLGFASALTGLGLPRHMFFESLISFNVGVELGQVTVILLAWLLVGRWFGQKVWYKQRVVVPASVVIGLVAAYWTVERVFF; translated from the coding sequence ATGGCACACCTTTTCTCTTGTTCACGGGTCCGCTGCCTGCTACCGTTGCTGCTATTGTTGCCTGCTCTGGCTAATGCGCATGTGCTGGACGTGGACCTCAGTAAGCTTTCCCGCACCGACATTCTCTGGACCTACTTGCAGCTTGGCTTTAAGCACATTCTGCCGCTCGGCCTCGACCATATTCTGTTTGTGCTTAGCATCTTCTTCTTGGAGCCTCGCCTCAAGCCAGTGCTCTGGCAGGCAACGGCTTTCACCGTGGCCCATTCCATCACGCTTGGGTTAGCTATGTATGGCATACTAGCGCCCCCCGTAGCGGTGGTAGAGCCAATTATTGCGCTTTCCATTCTGTTCGTGGCTATCGAGAACATCGTGGCTGACCGGCTGAACCCCTGGCGTGTGGCCATTGTGTTTGGGTTCGGATTGATTCACGGCTTGGGTTTCGCTAGTGCGCTGACGGGCTTAGGGCTGCCGCGCCATATGTTTTTCGAGTCCCTTATTTCTTTCAACGTAGGCGTGGAGCTGGGCCAGGTAACCGTGATTCTGCTGGCGTGGCTGCTCGTGGGCCGCTGGTTCGGCCAGAAAGTCTGGTACAAGCAGCGCGTTGTGGTACCCGCGTCCGTTGTCATCGGGCTTGTTGCTGCCTACTGGACCGTGGAGCGCGTTTTCTTTTAG
- a CDS encoding circularly permuted type 2 ATP-grasp protein: MHSASLLHSYREQAHVWDEMFKSEGIRPEYRNFVTAIENLPGTEMTRKVELAKKLFLSQGVTFTVYSSGEGIEKIFPFDIIPRILNHTEWTRIEAGIKQRLKALNIFLKDIYHQQFIIKDGIIPAALVYSCPQFLREMVNVNVPFDIYTHIAGVDLIRDHDGEFYVLEDNLRTPSGVSYMLENRSITYRIFPDLLPKNNVQPVKDYPDLLFRNLLALGDRQGSEVTVVLLSPGIYNSAYFEHSTLARLMGIRLVESRDLIVHDHFVYMKTTQGLTRVDVIYRRVDDDYIDPLAFRPDSELGVSGLYWAYRKGNVAIVNAMGNGVADDKAVYCYVPDMIRYYLNEEPILRNVPTYQLDDPDKRQLVFDNMERMVIKRTNESGGYGMLIGSSATEEEMDAFKTAISADPRSFIAQPIISLSSTPCYIDGVLQPRRVDLRPFALYGPSGIDIVPGGLTRVALREGSLVVNSSQGGGSKDTWVLGPEFG, translated from the coding sequence ATGCACTCTGCTTCCTTGCTCCACTCTTATCGGGAACAGGCCCACGTGTGGGATGAAATGTTCAAGTCTGAAGGTATCCGCCCCGAGTACCGCAACTTCGTAACGGCCATCGAGAATCTGCCGGGCACCGAGATGACGCGCAAGGTGGAGCTAGCCAAAAAGCTGTTTTTGAGCCAGGGCGTTACGTTTACGGTGTACAGCAGCGGCGAAGGCATCGAGAAAATTTTCCCCTTCGATATTATTCCGCGCATCCTCAACCACACGGAATGGACCCGCATTGAGGCCGGCATCAAGCAGCGGCTGAAGGCCCTTAACATCTTTCTCAAGGATATCTACCACCAGCAGTTTATCATCAAAGACGGGATTATTCCAGCGGCGCTGGTGTACTCGTGCCCGCAGTTTTTGCGGGAGATGGTGAATGTCAATGTCCCGTTCGACATCTATACCCACATTGCGGGCGTAGACCTCATTCGGGACCACGACGGGGAGTTTTACGTGCTCGAGGACAACCTGCGCACGCCGTCGGGGGTGTCGTACATGCTGGAAAACCGCAGCATCACGTACCGCATCTTCCCCGATTTGCTGCCCAAGAACAACGTGCAGCCGGTGAAAGACTATCCCGATTTGCTGTTCCGCAACCTGCTCGCCCTCGGCGACCGGCAGGGCAGCGAGGTGACGGTGGTGTTGCTTTCGCCGGGCATCTACAACTCGGCTTACTTCGAGCACAGCACCTTGGCGCGTCTGATGGGAATCCGGCTGGTGGAAAGCCGCGACCTGATAGTGCACGACCATTTCGTGTACATGAAAACCACCCAGGGCCTCACTCGCGTGGACGTGATATACCGCCGCGTCGACGATGACTACATCGACCCGCTGGCGTTCCGGCCCGACAGCGAGCTGGGCGTGTCAGGGCTGTACTGGGCGTACCGCAAAGGCAACGTGGCCATTGTGAATGCCATGGGCAATGGGGTGGCCGACGACAAAGCTGTGTACTGCTACGTACCCGACATGATTCGCTACTACCTCAACGAGGAGCCCATTCTGAGGAACGTGCCCACCTACCAGCTCGACGACCCCGACAAACGCCAACTGGTGTTCGACAATATGGAACGCATGGTCATCAAGCGCACCAACGAGTCGGGTGGGTACGGGATGCTGATTGGCAGCAGCGCCACGGAAGAGGAAATGGATGCTTTCAAGACGGCCATCAGTGCCGACCCACGCAGTTTCATTGCCCAACCCATCATCAGCCTTTCTTCCACTCCCTGCTACATCGACGGCGTGCTGCAGCCCCGCCGCGTGGACCTGCGGCCGTTTGCGCTCTACGGCCCTTCCGGCATCGACATTGTGCCCGGCGGCCTAACGCGGGTAGCACTGCGCGAAGGTTCTCTGGTAGTAAATTCCTCGCAAGGTGGAGGCAGCAAAGACACCTGGGTACTGGGTCCGGAGTTTGGATAA
- a CDS encoding murein L,D-transpeptidase catalytic domain family protein yields the protein MATSVRTAPTLPDSLALTPVPPLTDVTDSLRQTVQQLQASLGPEAAALRPDVLERACVGYLTLRQANRIQRPGVLAVADMDLPSSEQRLWVLDLKEGRILHRSHVAHGRGSGHLRAERFSNVSRSACTSLGFYRTQDTYGGKHGLSRRLRGLDAGQNSNAEARYVVLHAADYVSAAYLREHGQVGYSRGCPALPPEQYRAIIKSLPEGSCLFVSGPGLESKWLDGTKAARQLAARGWQ from the coding sequence ATGGCAACTTCTGTTCGTACGGCGCCCACGCTCCCCGATTCGCTGGCCCTGACCCCCGTTCCTCCATTAACGGACGTTACCGACTCGTTGCGCCAAACGGTGCAGCAACTGCAAGCCAGCCTTGGACCCGAAGCCGCCGCCCTGCGCCCCGACGTGTTGGAAAGAGCGTGTGTAGGCTATCTGACGCTGCGGCAGGCCAATCGTATTCAGCGGCCCGGCGTGTTAGCCGTAGCCGATATGGACCTGCCTTCGTCGGAGCAGCGGCTGTGGGTGTTGGATCTGAAAGAGGGCCGCATCCTGCATCGCAGCCACGTAGCGCATGGGCGCGGTTCTGGGCATCTACGGGCCGAACGCTTTTCCAACGTTTCTAGATCGGCTTGCACATCACTAGGGTTCTATCGGACGCAGGACACCTACGGAGGGAAGCACGGCCTTTCGCGGCGGCTACGGGGCCTCGATGCCGGCCAGAATTCCAATGCCGAAGCACGCTACGTGGTATTGCACGCCGCCGACTACGTGAGTGCCGCTTACTTGCGGGAGCACGGGCAGGTAGGCTATAGCCGCGGGTGTCCGGCCCTGCCGCCAGAGCAGTACCGCGCTATCATCAAGAGTTTGCCCGAAGGTTCATGCTTGTTTGTGAGCGGCCCCGGCCTGGAGTCGAAATGGCTGGATGGGACCAAAGCGGCCCGGCAGCTAGCAGCCCGTGGGTGGCAATAA
- a CDS encoding murein L,D-transpeptidase catalytic domain family protein produces the protein MEKTSVVYRQRFKRRARRVARRVLPFMASLFMATPLASPVINSKVKAASTEAKLPTAKELQATFYTQRTHGLYQELGLESQGLHFDVFEKALTGYLNLQSEGRLSNDKQLLTVVDFNLPSTAKRLWVIDLAQKQVKFNTLVAHGHNSGEDVATTFSNKNESNMSSLGFYVTQDEYVGKHGRSLKLEGVDEGFNTNALERAVVMHGADYVSEDFIKQNGRLGRSLGCPALPMDQKDEIIEAVNGGTCLFLSGADETYSSKYLNEDVAVSTLLASNG, from the coding sequence ATGGAAAAAACTAGTGTAGTATATCGCCAGCGTTTCAAGCGTCGCGCCCGTCGGGTTGCCCGCCGGGTGTTGCCTTTCATGGCCTCGCTTTTTATGGCTACGCCTTTAGCTAGTCCGGTTATCAACTCCAAGGTGAAGGCTGCCAGCACAGAAGCTAAACTGCCGACTGCTAAAGAGTTGCAAGCCACTTTCTATACTCAGCGTACGCACGGACTGTACCAAGAGCTTGGCTTGGAAAGCCAGGGGCTGCACTTTGATGTGTTCGAGAAAGCCTTGACTGGCTACCTGAACCTGCAAAGCGAAGGCCGCCTGTCCAATGACAAGCAGTTGCTAACCGTAGTGGACTTTAACCTGCCTAGCACAGCCAAGCGCCTGTGGGTGATTGACTTGGCGCAAAAGCAAGTGAAATTCAATACCTTGGTAGCTCACGGCCACAACTCGGGCGAGGATGTAGCAACGACGTTCTCCAACAAGAACGAGTCGAACATGAGCAGCCTTGGTTTCTACGTAACGCAAGACGAGTATGTAGGCAAGCACGGCCGTTCGTTGAAACTGGAAGGCGTAGACGAAGGCTTCAACACCAATGCACTTGAGCGCGCCGTAGTAATGCACGGTGCCGATTATGTAAGCGAAGACTTCATCAAGCAAAATGGCCGCTTGGGCCGTAGCCTCGGCTGCCCGGCCTTGCCGATGGATCAGAAAGATGAAATTATTGAAGCGGTGAACGGCGGTACGTGCTTGTTCTTAAGCGGTGCCGACGAAACCTATTCCTCGAAATACCTGAATGAAGATGTTGCTGTAAGCACTCTGCTTGCCAGCAACGGTTAA